A window of Ipomoea triloba cultivar NCNSP0323 chromosome 2, ASM357664v1 contains these coding sequences:
- the LOC116009795 gene encoding uncharacterized protein LOC116009795 yields MSGASHCGLLSLAILVLTTFVSPTSQRDLRMDENGLKTETFLSPKVEHEPGSVSNKYLYDIGFPKGHIAVKRFDAEVVDEAGHSVPLHQAYIHHWAVRRYYKPLGHHSNNDSTSTYKLAMNAGVCDSLPQYFGLGAETRQTDTHVPDPYGIEVGNPPEGYEDAWVLNLHTIDTRGTVDSLRCLECKCELYNVTVDGFGDPIGNVYTGGIRCCYDGVRCRLKDGYSSDVRKVYYMKYTVTYVDWNPSIVPVKIYIFDVADTLEWRESLQRHHCWIEYEVESCSGSTANEKCVDTKSVSVNLASGGDVIYAVAHQHIGGIGSTLYGEDGQTICSSFPIYGEGTEPGNEAGYIVGMTTCYPQPGSIKIVEGEMLTIASNYSTRLSHTGVMGMFYILVAEPLQKCNSTLQAQPEISETTVNPADDL; encoded by the exons ATGTCAGGTGCTAGCCATTGCGGATTGCTTTCACTTGCGATCCTAGTACTCACCACGTTTGTATCTCCAACTTCACAACGCGATTTAAGAATGGATGAAAACGGGTTGAAAACAGAAACATTCCTGTCTCCTAAGGTCGAGCACGAACCTGGATCAGTGAGCAATAAATATCTCTACGATATCGGCTTCCCAAAGGGTCACATCGCCGTCAAGCGTTTCGACGCCGAGGTGGTCGATGAGGCCGGCCATTCTGTCCCGCTCCACCAAGCTTATATCCACCACTGGGCTGTCAGGAGATACTACAAACCCTTGGGTCATCACTCCAATAATGATTCAACAAGCACATACAAGCTGGCGATGAACGCCGGCGTCTGCGATTCCCTTCCGCAGTATTTCGGTCTGGGGGCTGAGACACGACAGACAGACACCCATGTTCCGGATCCTTACGGAATCGAGGTTGGGAATCCGCCGGAAGGGTACGAGGATGCGTGGGTGCTTAATCTACACACGATTGACACCCGAGGCACGGTGGACAGTCTCCGGTGTCTGGAGTGCAAGTGTGAGTTGTATAATGTGACAGTGGATGGGTTCGGAGATCCTATTGGCAACGTTTACACGGGCGGGATCAGGTGCTGCTACGACGGCGTTAGGTGCAGGCTTAAAGATGGGTACAGTAGTGATGTAAGGAAAGTGTATTACATGAAGTACACCGTCACTTACGTCGACTGGAATCCGTCTATTGTTCCTGTcaagatttatatatttgacGTCGCTGATACTCTGGAATGGCGGGAATCCCTGCAACGACATCATTGCTGG ATTGAATATGAAGTTGAGTCATGTTCTGGTTCCACGGCAAATGAGAAGTGTGTTGATACCAAAAGTGTAAGTGTAAATTTGGCAAGTGGAGGAGATGTCATCTATGCTGTTGCCCACCAACACATAGGAGGGATTGGTTCAACTCTTTATGGAGAG GATGGGCAGACAATATGCTCATCTTTCCCAATTTATGGGGAGGGAACGGAACCAGGAAATGAAGCCGGTTACATTGTAGGAATGACAACATGTTATCCTCAGCCCGGTTCTATTAAAATTGTGGAAGGAGAAATGTTAACCATTGCGTCTAATTATAGCACTAGATTGAGTCACACTGGAGTCATGGGAATGTTTTACATTTTAGTCGCCGAACCATTGCAAAAATGTAATTCTACCCTGCAAGCTCAACCCGAG ATAAGTGAGACGACAGTGAACCCAGCAGATGATCTTTGA